A stretch of the Lolium perenne isolate Kyuss_39 chromosome 3, Kyuss_2.0, whole genome shotgun sequence genome encodes the following:
- the LOC127344325 gene encoding prefoldin subunit 1, translated as MADETNRAAFVELQARLIETTGKIKQLQTQIRTKESEKKRAYLTLEELRQLPDDTNTYKTIGKVFILEPRSLLANEQEQKLNDSETAISSMQTSKEYLEKQLGELENNIRELLQQDPVLARQILSMTVQ; from the exons ATGGCGGACGAAACCAACCGAGCG GctttcgtggagctgcaggcccgGTTGATCGAGACCACCGGGAAGATCAAGCAG CTACAAACCCAGATACGTACTAAAGAGAGTGAAAAGAAGCGTGCTTACCTTACACTGGAGGAACTTCGCCAATTGCCAGATGATACAAACACCTACAAGACCATCG GCAAAGT GTTTATTTTGGAGCCAAGATCACTTCTGGCGAATGAGCAAGAGCAAAAGTTAAACGACAGCGAGACTGCAATATCGTCGATGCAG ACCTCCAAGGAATATCTTGAGAAGCAGTTGGGAGAATTGGAGAACAACATTAGAGAGCTACTTCAGCAGGACCCTGTGCTAGCACGCCAAATTCTCTCGATGACTGTCCAGTGA